A region of Arabidopsis thaliana chromosome 5, partial sequence DNA encodes the following proteins:
- a CDS encoding RNase H family protein (RNase H family protein; FUNCTIONS IN: ribonuclease H activity, nuclease activity, nucleic acid binding; INVOLVED IN: biological_process unknown; LOCATED IN: cellular_component unknown; EXPRESSED IN: 11 plant structures; EXPRESSED DURING: 4 anthesis, C globular stage, petal differentiation and expansion stage, E expanded cotyledon stage, D bilateral stage; CONTAINS InterPro DOMAIN/s: Ribosomal protein L9/RNase H1, N-terminal (InterPro:IPR009027), Polynucleotidyl transferase, ribonuclease H fold (InterPro:IPR012337), Ribonuclease H (InterPro:IPR002156); BEST Arabidopsis thaliana protein match is: RNase H family protein (TAIR:AT1G24090.1); Has 2874 Blast hits to 2867 proteins in 550 species: Archae - 74; Bacteria - 1112; Metazoa - 4; Fungi - 0; Plants - 1278; Viruses - 0; Other Eukaryotes - 406 (source: NCBI BLink).) — translation MNRFSRARSYISLVLFRKSSYVTSHIPWNQCFYTSLKSSLKPASVSVSSVHCYSSRSKTAKSKMSKSSVSVSDSDKEKDAFFVVRKGDIVGIYKDLIDCQAQVGSSVYDPPVSVYKGYSLLKDTEECLSTVGLKKPLYVFRALDLKEDMFGALTPCLFQDQLPSASMSVEKLAELEPSADTSYETCIIEFDGASKGNPGLSGAAAVLKTEDGSLIFKMRQGLGIATNNAAEYHGLILGLKHAIEKGYTKIKVKTDSKLVCMQMKGQWKVNHEVLSKLHKEAKQLSDKCLSFEISHVLRSLNSDADEQANMAARLSEGEVEVA, via the exons ATGAACCGCTTCTCTCGTGCTCGTTCATACATTTCCTTGGTGCTGTTTAGGAAGTCCAGCTATGTCACTTCCCACATTCCATGGAATCAGTGCTTCTATACATctttaaaatctagtttaaaGCCTGCAAGTGTGAGTGTATCTAGTGTTCATTGCTATTCCTCAAGATCAAAGACTGCTAAATCAAAGATGTCAAAaagctctgtttctgtttcggATTCGGATAAAGAGAAAGACGCCTTTTTTGTTGTTCGAAAGGGTGACATTGTTGGAATTTATAAGGATTTGATCGATTGTCAAGCTCAAGTTGGATCTTCG GTTTATGATCCTCCAGTTAGCGTTTATAAGGGATACTCGTTGCTCAAAGACACCGAGGAGTGTCTTTCTACTGTTGGTTTGAAGAAACCACTCTATGTTTTTAGAGCTTTAGACTTAAAAGAAGATATGTTTGGAGCTCTTACACCTTGTCTCTTCCAG GATCAACTTCCTTCAGCTTCCATGTCAGTTGAAAAGCTTGCTGAGCTAGAGCCATCTGCTGATACCTCATAT GAAACTTGCATTATTGAGTTTGACGGTGCATCAAAAGGAAATCCCGGTCTCTCTGGCGCTGCAGCTGTACTGAAAACTGAGGACGGAAGCTTG atttttaaAATGCGTCAAGGTTTAGGAATTGCCACAAATAATGCAGCTGAATATCATGGATTAATCCTAGGATTGAAGCATGCTATCGAGAAAGGTTACACGAAAATTAAAGTGAAAACTGACTCCAAGCTAGTTTGTATGCAG ATGAAAGGTCAATGGAAGGTAAACCACGAGGTACTCTCGAAGCTCCACAAGGAAGCAAAACAACTTAGCGACAAATGTCTCTCTTTTGAGATCAGTCATGTACTTAGG agTTTAAACTCTGATGCGGATGAACAGGCAAACATGGCTGCTCGTCTTTCTG AAGGAGAAGTTGAAGTGGCTTAA
- a CDS encoding uncharacterized protein (unknown protein; Has 1 Blast hits to 1 proteins in 1 species: Archae - 0; Bacteria - 0; Metazoa - 0; Fungi - 0; Plants - 1; Viruses - 0; Other Eukaryotes - 0 (source: NCBI BLink).), which yields MRICSAASDHQFQGALKWRLKNPWSRASAQWTSQITMVNVCKPFVNHMMMTARGNYSQELIFHLAHRLVDIPLLRLIEKQRWNLMLIDSINKRTTFAMKFDGRRSVDRLRKVQKHRQEQLWIVENNYLFVF from the exons ATGCGGATTTGCTCTGCCGCCTCAGACCACCAGTTCCAGGGGGCCCTTAAGTGGAGGCTCAAAAATCCCTGGTCGCGGGCTTCGGCCCAGTGGACTAGTCAGATCACT ATGGTGAATGTCTGTAAACCCTTTGTAAACCATATG atgatGACGGCCCGAGGTAACTACTCACAAGAGCTGATATTTCATCTTGCTCATCGTCTCGTTGACATACCACTTCTTAGA CTTATCGAAAAACAAAGATGGAACTTGATGCTGATCGATTCTATCAACAAAAGAACCACCTTTGCAATGAAATTTGATGGACGTCGATCGGTTGATCGGTTaagaaaagttcaaaaacataGACAGGAACAATTATGGATCGTGGAGAACAACTATTTGTTTGTAttctaa
- a CDS encoding RNase H family protein (RNase H family protein; FUNCTIONS IN: ribonuclease H activity, nuclease activity, nucleic acid binding; INVOLVED IN: biological_process unknown; LOCATED IN: cellular_component unknown; EXPRESSED IN: 11 plant structures; EXPRESSED DURING: 4 anthesis, C globular stage, petal differentiation and expansion stage, E expanded cotyledon stage, D bilateral stage; CONTAINS InterPro DOMAIN/s: Ribosomal protein L9/RNase H1, N-terminal (InterPro:IPR009027), Polynucleotidyl transferase, ribonuclease H fold (InterPro:IPR012337), Ribonuclease H (InterPro:IPR002156); BEST Arabidopsis thaliana protein match is: RNase H family protein (TAIR:AT1G24090.1); Has 2888 Blast hits to 2881 proteins in 553 species: Archae - 74; Bacteria - 1122; Metazoa - 4; Fungi - 0; Plants - 1278; Viruses - 0; Other Eukaryotes - 410 (source: NCBI BLink).): MSKSSVSVSDSDKEKDAFFVVRKGDIVGIYKDLIDCQAQVGSSVYDPPVSVYKGYSLLKDTEECLSTVGLKKPLYVFRALDLKEDMFGALTPCLFQDQLPSASMSVEKLAELEPSADTSYETCIIEFDGASKGNPGLSGAAAVLKTEDGSLIFKMRQGLGIATNNAAEYHGLILGLKHAIEKGYTKIKVKTDSKLVCMQMKGQWKVNHEVLSKLHKEAKQLSDKCLSFEISHVLRSLNSDADEQANMAARLSEGEVEVA; encoded by the exons ATGTCAAAaagctctgtttctgtttcggATTCGGATAAAGAGAAAGACGCCTTTTTTGTTGTTCGAAAGGGTGACATTGTTGGAATTTATAAGGATTTGATCGATTGTCAAGCTCAAGTTGGATCTTCG GTTTATGATCCTCCAGTTAGCGTTTATAAGGGATACTCGTTGCTCAAAGACACCGAGGAGTGTCTTTCTACTGTTGGTTTGAAGAAACCACTCTATGTTTTTAGAGCTTTAGACTTAAAAGAAGATATGTTTGGAGCTCTTACACCTTGTCTCTTCCAG GATCAACTTCCTTCAGCTTCCATGTCAGTTGAAAAGCTTGCTGAGCTAGAGCCATCTGCTGATACCTCATAT GAAACTTGCATTATTGAGTTTGACGGTGCATCAAAAGGAAATCCCGGTCTCTCTGGCGCTGCAGCTGTACTGAAAACTGAGGACGGAAGCTTG atttttaaAATGCGTCAAGGTTTAGGAATTGCCACAAATAATGCAGCTGAATATCATGGATTAATCCTAGGATTGAAGCATGCTATCGAGAAAGGTTACACGAAAATTAAAGTGAAAACTGACTCCAAGCTAGTTTGTATGCAG ATGAAAGGTCAATGGAAGGTAAACCACGAGGTACTCTCGAAGCTCCACAAGGAAGCAAAACAACTTAGCGACAAATGTCTCTCTTTTGAGATCAGTCATGTACTTAGG agTTTAAACTCTGATGCGGATGAACAGGCAAACATGGCTGCTCGTCTTTCTG AAGGAGAAGTTGAAGTGGCTTAA
- the RHD2 gene encoding NADPH/respiratory burst oxidase protein D (ROOT HAIR DEFECTIVE 2 (RHD2); CONTAINS InterPro DOMAIN/s: Ferredoxin reductase-type FAD-binding domain (InterPro:IPR017927), Cytochrome b245, heavy chain (InterPro:IPR000778), EF-Hand 1, calcium-binding site (InterPro:IPR018247), EF-hand-like domain (InterPro:IPR011992), Ferric reductase-like transmembrane component, N-terminal (InterPro:IPR013130), NADPH oxidase Respiratory burst (InterPro:IPR013623), Ferric reductase, NAD binding (InterPro:IPR013121), EF-HAND 2 (InterPro:IPR018249), FAD-binding 8 (InterPro:IPR013112), Riboflavin synthase-like beta-barrel (InterPro:IPR017938); BEST Arabidopsis thaliana protein match is: Riboflavin synthase-like superfamily protein (TAIR:AT4G25090.1); Has 2388 Blast hits to 2271 proteins in 341 species: Archae - 10; Bacteria - 214; Metazoa - 694; Fungi - 757; Plants - 530; Viruses - 0; Other Eukaryotes - 183 (source: NCBI BLink).) yields MSRVSFEVSGGYHSDAEAGNSGPMSGGQLPPIYKKPGNSRFTAENSQRTRTAPYVDLTVDVQDDTVSVHSLKMEGGSSVEESPELTLLKRNRLEKKTTVVKRLASVSHELKRLTSVSGGIGGRKPPRPAKLDRTKSAASQALKGLKFISKTDGGAGWSAVEKRFNQITATTGGLLLRTKFGECIGMTSKDFALELFDALARRRNITGEVIDGDQLKEFWEQINDQSFDSRLKTFFDMVDKDADGRLTEDEVREIISLSASANNLSTIQKRADEYAALIMEELDPDNIGYIMLESLETLLLQAATQSVITSTGERKNLSHMMSQRLKPTFNRNPLKRWYRGLRFFLLDNWQRCWVIVLWFIVMAILFTYKYIQYRRSPVYPVMGDCVCMAKGAAETVKLNMALILLPVCRNTITWLRNKTRLGRVVPFDDNLNFHKVIAVGIIVGVTMHAGAHLACDFPRLLHATPEAYRPLRQFFGDEQPKSYWHFVNSVEGITGLVMVLLMAIAFTLATPWFRRGKLNYLPGPLKKLASFNAFWYTHHLFVIVYILLVAHGYYLYLTRDWHNKTTWMYLVVPVVLYACERLIRAFRSSIKAVTIRKVAVYPGNVLAIHLSRPQNFKYKSGQYMFVNCAAVSPFEWHPFSITSAPQDDYLSVHIRVLGDWTRALKGVFSEVCKPPPAGVSGLLRADMLHGANNPDFPKVLIDGPYGAPAQDYKKYEVVLLVGLGIGATPMISIVKDIVNNIKAKEQAQLNRMENGTSEPQRSKKESFRTRRAYFYWVTREQGSFDWFKNIMNEVAERDANRVIEMHNYCTSVYEEGDARSALIHMLQSLNHAKNGVDIVSGTRVMSHFAKPNWRNVYKRIAMDHPNTKVGVFYCGAPALTKELRHLALDFTHKTSTRFSFHKENF; encoded by the exons ATGTCTAGAGTGAGTTTTGAAGTGTCAGGAGGCTATCACTCTGATGCAGAAGCCGGAAACAGCGGACCAATGAGCGGTGGTCAATTACCACCGATCTATAAAAAACCGGGGAACTCCAGATTCACTGCTGAGAACAGTCAGAGAACACGTACGGCACCATACGTGGACCTCACGGTAGATGTACAAGACGATACAGTCTCTGTACATAGCTTGAAAATGGAAGGTGGATCTAGCGTTGAAGAGAGTCCGGAGCTTACTTTGCTGAAACGAAACCGtcttgagaagaaaacaacgGTGGTGAAACGTTTGGCGTCTGTTTCTCACGAGCTTAAGCGTTTGACATCTGTTTCTGGTGGTATTGGTGGAAGAAAGCCGCCTCGACCGGCTAAGTTAGACCGGACTAAATCCGCCGCGAGTCAAGCGTTGAAGGGACTTAAGTTCATTAGTAAAACCGACGGTGGCGCCGGTTGGTCTGCCGTGGAGAAGCGGTTTAATCAGATTACCGCGACTACCGGTGGACTACTTCTTCGGACAAAGTTCGGTGAATGCATAG GAATGACTTCAAAGGATTTTGCTTTGGAACTGTTTGATGCATTGGCTAGAAGAAGGAATATAACAGGGGAAGTGATTGATGGAGATCAACTAAAGGAGTTTTGGGAACAAATTAAtgatcaaagttttgattctCGGCTTAAGACATTCTTTGACAT GGTGGATAAAGATGCTGATGGTAGACTTACAGAAGACGAAGTTAGAGAG ATTATCAGTCTTAGTGCTTCTGCGAATAATCTATCTACAATACAGAAGAGAGCTGATGAATATGCAGCATTGATCATGGAAGAGTTGGATCCAGACAATATAGGATACATCATG TTGGAGAGTCTTGAGACTCTGCTTTTGCAAGCGGCAACACAGTCTGTGATAACAAGTActggggagagaaagaatctGAGTCATATGATGAGTCAGAGGCTTAAGCCTACGTTTAACCGCAACCCGTTGAAGCGATGGTACCGTGGTCTTAGATTCTTCTTGTTAGACAACTGGCAAAGATGTTGGGTTATAGTGCTATGGTTCATAGTTATGGCTATACTCTTCACCTACAAATATATCCAATACAGGCGTAGCCCTGTGTATCCAGTGATGGGTGATTGTGTGTGCATGGCTAAAGGTGCTGCAGAAACAGTGAAGCTGAACATGGCTTTGATTCTCTTACCTGTTTGTAGAAACACCATCACATGGCTTAGAAATAAGACCAGGTTGGGTCGTGTTGTCCCATTTGATGACAATCTCAACTTCCACAAG GTTATAGCGGTGGGGATTATAGTTGGAGTAACGATGCACGCCGGGGCACATTTAGCGTGTGATTTCCCGCGGTTACTACATGCAACTCCAGAGGCATATAGGCCTTTAAGACAGTTTTTTGGGGATGAGCAACCAAAGAGCTACTGGCATTTTGTAAACTCGGTAGAAGGTATAACCGGACTTGTGATGGTTTTGTTAATGGCGATTGCATTCACACTAGCCACGCCTTGGTTCAGAAGAGGGAAGCTAAACTATCTTCCAGGACCATTAAAGAAACTAGCTAGCTTCAATGCCTTCTGGTACACTCATCATTTGTTTGTCATAGTCTACATTCTTCTTGTTGCTCATGGATACTACTTGTATCTCACCAGAGACTGGCACAATAAAACG ACTTGGATGTATTTGGTGGTACCAGTGGTTCTATACGCGTGTGAAAGGTTGATAAGAGCATTCAGGTCGAGCATCAAGGCGGTGACTATTAGGAAAGTAGCAGTTTATCCAGGAAACGTGCTGGCAATTCACTTGTCAAGGCCTCAAAACTTCAAATACAAGAGTGGTCAATACATGTTTGTTAACTGTGCTGCTGTTTCTCCATTTGAATG GCATCCATTTTCAATCACATCTGCACCACAAGATGATTACCTAAGTGTTCACATTAGAGTTCTTGGGGATTGGACACGAGCTCTCAAAGGAGTCTTCTCTGAG GTGTGTAAGCCACCACCGGCAGGAGTTAGTGGTCTGCTTAGAGCCGACATGTTGCATGGTGCAAATAATCCCGA CTTCCCGAAAGTCTTGATTGATGGTCCATATGGTGCACCAGCACAAGACTACAAGAAGTACGAGGTGGTTCTACTAGTTGGTCTCGGGATTGGAGCCACACCAATGATCAGTATCGTCAAAGACATTGTTAATAACATCAAGGCCAAGGAACAAGCCCAACTAAACCGAATGGAGAATGGAACAAGCGAACCACAACGAAGTAAGAAAGAGAGTTTCAGGACCCGTAGAGCTTACTTCTATTGGGTTACGCGTGAGCAAGGCTCTTTCGATTGGTTCAAGAACATAATGAACGAAGTCGCGGAACGAGATGCCAACCGCGTCATCGAAATGCATAACTATTGTACAAGTGTCTATGAAGAAGGTGACGCTCGTTCCGCACTTATACATATGCTTCAATCACTAAACCATGCAAAGAACGGCGTCGACATTGTCTCTGGAACAAGAGTTATGTCCCATTTCGCTAAACCTAATTGGAGAAATGTTTACAAGCGTATAGCTATGGATCATCCTAACACCAAAGTTG GAGTGTTTTACTGTGGAGCACCAGCATTGACAAAGGAGCTAAGGCATCTAGCTTTAGATTTCACCCACAAAACAAGCACCAGATTCTCCTTCCACAAAGAGAATTTCTAA
- the ERD1 gene encoding Clp ATPase (EARLY RESPONSIVE TO DEHYDRATION 1 (ERD1); FUNCTIONS IN: nucleoside-triphosphatase activity, ATPase activity, nucleotide binding, ATP binding; INVOLVED IN: response to water deprivation; LOCATED IN: chloroplast stroma, chloroplast, chloroplast envelope; EXPRESSED IN: 22 plant structures; EXPRESSED DURING: 13 growth stages; CONTAINS InterPro DOMAIN/s: Clp ATPase, C-terminal (InterPro:IPR019489), ATPase, AAA+ type, core (InterPro:IPR003593), ATPase, AAA-2 (InterPro:IPR013093), ATPase, AAA-type, core (InterPro:IPR003959), Chaperonin clpA/B (InterPro:IPR001270), Chaperonin ClpA/B, conserved site (InterPro:IPR018368), Clp, N-terminal (InterPro:IPR004176); BEST Arabidopsis thaliana protein match is: CLPC homologue 1 (TAIR:AT5G50920.1); Has 30201 Blast hits to 17322 proteins in 780 species: Archae - 12; Bacteria - 1396; Metazoa - 17338; Fungi - 3422; Plants - 5037; Viruses - 0; Other Eukaryotes - 2996 (source: NCBI BLink).): MEVLSTSSPLTLHSHRLLSASSSSSHVTSIAASSLSSFASSYLGISLSNRTIHRFSTTPTNLRRFPQRKRKKFTPISAVFERFTERAIRAIIFSQKEAKSLGKDMVYTQHLLLGLIAEDRDPQGFLGSGITIDKAREAVWSIWDEANSDSKQEEASSTSYSKSTDMPFSISTKRVFEAAVEYSRTMDCQYIAPEHIAVGLFTVDDGSAGRVLKRLGANMNLLTAAALTRLKGEIAKDGREPSSSSKGSFESPPSGRIAGSGPGGKKAKNVLEQFCVDLTARASEGLIDPVIGREKEVQRVIQILCRRTKNNPILLGEAGVGKTAIAEGLAISIAEASAPGFLLTKRIMSLDIGLLMAGAKERGELEARVTALISEVKKSGKVILFIDEVHTLIGSGTVGRGNKGSGLDIANLLKPSLGRGELQCIASTTLDEFRSQFEKDKALARRFQPVLINEPSEEDAVKILLGLREKYEAHHNCKYTMEAIDAAVYLSSRYIADRFLPDKAIDLIDEAGSRARIEAFRKKKEDAICILSKPPNDYWQEIKTVQAMHEVVLSSRQKQDDGDAISDESGELVEESSLPPAAGDDEPILVGPDDIAAVASVWSGIPVQQITADERMLLMSLEDQLRGRVVGQDEAVAAISRAVKRSRVGLKDPDRPIAAMLFCGPTGVGKTELTKALAANYFGSEESMLRLDMSEYMERHTVSKLIGSPPGYVGFEEGGMLTEAIRRRPFTVVLFDEIEKAHPDIFNILLQLFEDGHLTDSQGRRVSFKNALIIMTSNVGSLAIAKGRHGSIGFILDDDEEAASYTGMKALVVEELKNYFRPELLNRIDEIVIFRQLEKAQMMEILNLMLQDLKSRLVALGVGLEVSEPVKELICKQGYDPAYGARPLRRTVTEIVEDPLSEAFLAGSFKPGDTAFVVLDDTGNPSVRTKPDSSTIRVTDKTSIA, from the exons ATGGAGGTGTTATCTACTTCCTCACCTCTAACGCTTCACTCCCACCGACtcctctctgcttcttcttcttcttcacatgtCACCTCCATCGCcgcttcttcactttcttcattCGCTTCTTCATATCTCGGAATCTCCCTTTCTAACCGCACGATCCACCGCTTCTCCACAACTCCGACGAACTTAAGACGATTTCCTCAAAGAAAACGGAAGAAATTCACTCCGATTTCAGCGGTTTTCGAACGGTTCACCGAACGAGCGATCAGAGCTATAATCTTCTCTCAGAAGGAAGCTAAATCGTTGGGAAAAGATATGGTTTACACGCAGCATCTTCTCTTAGGTTTGATCGCTGAGGATCGTGATCCTCAAGGCTTCCTTGGATCCGGTATCACCATCGACAAGGCTCGTGAAGCTGTTTGGAGTATTTGGGACGAAGCTAATTCCGATTCGAAACAGGAGGAAGCTTCTTCTACTTCGTATTCAAAATCGACGGACATGCCTTTCTCTATCAGCACGAAACGAGTCTTTGAAGCTGCGGTTGAGTACTCTAGGACTATGGATTGTCAATATATCGCACCGGAGCATATAGCCGTTGGACTCTTCACCGTTGATGATGGTAGCGCCGGCAGAGTTCTCAAGAG ATTGGGAGCAAATATGAATTTGCTCACAGCTGCAGCACTTACAAGACTTAAAGGAGAGATTGCTAAAGATGGAAGAGagccatcttcttcatctaaaGGGAGCTTCGAGTCTCCTCCTAGTGGTCGAATTGCTGGTTCTGGACCTGGTGGAAAAAAAG CGAAAAATGTACTGGAACAGTTCTGTGTGGATCTGACAGCACGTGCTAGTGAGGGTCTTATTGATCCTGTTATTGGTCGGGAAAAAGAGGTTCAAAGAGTTATCCAGATACTTTGCCGCAGAACTAAAAACAACCCAATTCTTCTTGGTGAAGCTGGTGTTGGGAAGACTGCCATTGCTGAAGGACTAGCGATTAGTATTGCAGAAGCCAGTGCTCCTGGATTTCTCTTG ACGAAACGCATCATGTCCCTGGATATAGGATTGCTAATGGCCGGTGCAAAAGAAAGGGGAGAGCTGGAGGCTCGAGTCACTGCTTTGATAAGCGAGGTTAAAAAATCAG GTAAGGTCATTCTCTTCATAGATGAAGTGCATACACTTATTGGGTCTGGCACAGTTGGAAGAGGGAACAAAGGGTCTGGGCTTGACATTGCTAACCTCTTGAAACCATCACTTGGAAGGGGTGAACTTCAG TGCATTGCATCCACAACCCTTGACGAATTTAGGAGTCAGTTTGAGAAGGACAAAGCCCTTGCAAGGAGATTTCAGCCAGTGTTGATTAACGAGCCAAGCGAG GAAGATGCGGTGAAGATTTTGTTGGGCCTTCGTGAAAAATATGAAGCCCATCACAATTGCAAATATACTATGGAAGCCATAGATGCTGCAGTGTACCTTTCATCACGATATATCGCTGATAGATTTCTTCCAGATAAAGCTATTGATCTCATTGACGAGGCAGGAAGCAGAGCTCGTATTGAAGCTTTTAGGAAGAAAAAGGAGGATGCAATCTGTATCCTATCGAAGCCACCTAATGATTACTGGCAAGAGATCAAAACAGTTCAGGCCATGCACGAAGTG GTTCTCTCAAGCAGGCAAAAGCAGGATGACGGTGATGCCATTTCAGATGAGTCTGGTGAACTAGTTGAAGAGTCTTCTTTGCCACCTGCAGCAGGCGACGATGA GCCTATACTGGTGGGACCTGATGATATTGCAGCCGTTGCATCGGTTTGGTCTGGAATTCCAGTTCAGCAGATCACTGCAGATGAAAGAATGCTTCTTATGAGTCTAGAAGATCAGCTTAGAGGCAGAGTTGTTGGTCAAGATGAGGCGGTAGCTGCCATATCTAGAGCTGTGAAGAGGTCCCGGGTTGGCTTAAAAGATCCCGACCGTCCAATTGCTGCTATGCTTTTCTGTGGACCAACAGGGGTTGGAAAAACGGAGCTTACAAAAGCTCTGGCAGCAAATTATTTTGGCTCG GAAGAATCCATGCTGAGATTGGACATGAGTGAATACATGGAGCGTCATACTGTGAGCAAGCTGATAGGCTCTCCTCCTGGTTATGTTGGCTTTGAAGAAGGTGGAATGCTTACAGAAGCTATCAGGAGACGTCCTTTTACAGTGGTTTTGTTCGATGAAATAGAGAAAGCACATCCGGATATCTTCAATATTCTTCTCCAGCTGTTCGAAGATGGCCATCTAACTGATTCACAG GGAAGGAGAGTATCTTTTAAGAACGCATTGATCATAATGACCTCTAATGTCGGATCATTGGCCATTGCAAAGGGAAGACATGGTTCAATAGGGTTTATcctcgatgatgatgaagaggcAGCATCTTATACCGGAATGAAAGCTTTGGTAGTCGAAGAACTCAAGAACTATTTCCGTCCAGAGTTGTTGAACCGAATAGACGAAATCGTCATTTTCCGACAGCTAGAGAAGGCTCAG ATGATGGAGATCTTGAACCTGATGCTACAAGACTTGAAGTCGAGGCTCGTGGCACTCGGAGTTGGTTTAGAGGTGTCTGAACCCGTCAAGGAGCTCATATGCAAACAAGGCTATGATCCAGCTTACGGTGCACGACCACTCCGGAGAACTGTCACAGAGATTGTTGAAGATCCACTCAGTGAAGCCTTTCTTGCCGGGAGCTTCAAGCCTGGTGATACGGCTTTTGTAGTTCTTGATGATACCGGAAACCCATCGGTTCGGACCAAACCAGATTCTTCCACTATACGAGTTACAGACAAAACATCGATCGCATAG